Part of the Henckelia pumila isolate YLH828 chromosome 2, ASM3356847v2, whole genome shotgun sequence genome is shown below.
taggacaacatctaagtaattctttgtacctttcccgcGCCTCGTATagttgttcagtgtccatctgcctgaaagtgctgatctctatcttcaactgggtggacttggcaggtggaaaatatttagcaagaaattttttttccatcccctcccaagtagtgatgcttccaagcggcagtgagtgcaaccaactccttgcttgatccctaagagaaaatggaaacaagcgtaaatgaataatatcctcagaaacaccattaatttttactgtATCGGTTATTTCTaagaaagtgcgtaggtgtaggtgaggatcagcagtggcgctcccattaaattggttctgttgaaccatgttgatcaacgcAGGCTTTAGCTCAAAGTTGTTGGcgttgatagttcctcgagcgattccagaatagtgagtctggatcgtcggcctgaagtgatctctgattggcaccagaggagcttgttgtgcttcttcttcagccatgttttcaatttcttctcttctagctctttttaaagcacgtgcagttcgttcgatctccggatcaaaaagtagagaattcgcactttgagatagtcgcatagactgcaattaaaaaataagaagaaattaattagtaacttaaaaataaaataaaaaaaactctaaattaaaatctagactaattggtaacaagactaaaaaataatcaaaatttactccccggcaacggcgccaaaaacgtgttgtgaaaaatgctcgcaagcgtacgagtgtcaagttttaatatagtgataaaatcagatatcgatcccacatggagtaaaatgaaaatactaggtgcttgtaattaaaatagtccaaactttatctagaaaatcaaattttcagaattttgcagaaaaataaaatagcaatgaagttttgataagcacgcacacaacttttagataaaaatcaatcagagaataatggtctagagattcagatttcacctggtttcaacaacaatcaatcctaaaagttgtgtgcgtgcttatcaAATCTAGAGAttcagatttcacctggttttaacaacaatcaatcctaattaattaatcttcatgaattccagtcaattaatagctaaaaacacttaagtttattatttctctctccctagcaacaaataatttttatcaactacaattcaattccaatatccctattaagaatttatcgcagtgatctattacaaaacaatgttctttttaaaagctctgttaaaattatacactctcccgagctatataaataattaacagtgtattttctattcgtcctattcaaaatctcctctcccgagtgccagatttcaaataaatataacaaatcaattattgatcagataattgaaaagacaatcaattctagaaaaaacaattaatctagaagaaattcaattcattaaaatcaaaaattcataaaagtgtctacaccaggttccatctgacctctagactataaaaaattagttcataataaaattgtgaataaaaaaataattcataaattcaaacatattcaaaattaaataaagtatgaaatcaaatccgtcgtcgacgccgtgttcggtctatcgatctccgtctttgttcttcagataaACTCCAGATTCTTCAGAAATCACACGATCAATTCCCAAAGTATTTCTCTGATATGCGTttatgtgtgtggcggctctccttgtctgataaaaaaaattccttttatAGCGTCATAGAAAatcccactcaaaagcccaagaaaattattgcccgaaataataaaacgcTGAAATCTCTTCGACGGGCGGGCGCTCATCCctcacgcgcgggcgcgcataggctACTACTTTCAATTCTCTCGCTTCACTTCacttgcgcgttagctcttcaaTTCCTCACTTTAGCGCTAAGTTAAGAGCCAACAAGTAGCCCATTAACAAAGCTCATTTCGATTTCTTTACTGTTCTTGTCTgttcctttcttttcttctttactttttcctttcttttattttctcttttctCACACAATtttcttatttcttattttcttccaccaaatctccataatttcctacgaacaaaaaaacaacaaaacccacacataaatctgctcgaaaccaacaattaacaattaaaatcataattaattaagtgtataaaatacacttatcatctGACATCGGGAGACGCCGTATTGATGGAGATTGACGTTATGGTGATCTGGACGAGTGTGTGGATGTAACCAGTGGAGTTGGCCCATACTCATTGGCATCTAGTTTGAGAAAGACTTATGATAACCAGTACCCAGTcagttgcatgcatcatactaGGTTTGTATACTGGTGTCTATCTTATTGAGTGTAGTCGCTCACCTCCAGTGTTTTGTTCTTcgacaccctattcgatgggtcGAGGCAGGGTTGAGAGCTGGAGCAGTAGTTTCCGTGAGTTTCTTTAGTTCAGGGGATTTGATACAGtacctttgatttggttgtataacagttttATTACCTTTTGTTTTTTGTCACTAGTTGTATTCCACTGGTTTGGTTTGTAAACCTGGTTTAGTTTTCGTTGTTATTTCTATTTATAGATTTGCTTAAGATAATTGGATTCTTAAAAAAGcttttagtaggtgatctgggtagggtcactacatttatgatatcagaACATGCATCGGATTTATGGGACATTAGGTTtggatttttgtgtttttatatGCACTAATCCTTTCAAATGGCCGCTAGAGATGAAGAGAGCCACTGTAGTGTAGGGCGCTGGGGAGATTATGATGCTTAGATATGTCCCCGTGCACACCGCCATCACCACGAGGATATATGTCGTTTTGAGATGCACAGGTTCCTtcagatggggcctaagcctTTTGAGGGAGGCGAGACTCCGGAGGCAGTTAAGGATTGGCTGGAGCGAATGGAGAGTTGTTTCCGTGCTTTTGACTGCTCAAAGGAGTAGAAGATGGAGGCGGATACTTTTATCTTGGAAGGTCATGCTCGCAAGTGGTGGAGATCCGCGTCCGCGCAGTTGCTCCAGGAGCAGGGTCATGTTTTGTGGACCGATTTTCGTAGACTATTTACGCAGTTGCACTTTTCCCCAGCCCTCCACCAGGTGAAGGCGATCAAGTTTCTTAATCTGAAGCAAGGGTCCATGACCATTTATgaatatcagcagaagttcatcGATCTTCTACCATTTTTCCCATACATTGGCTTCAGTTCTGAGGCTAAGTATGACCACTTCTTGCAGGGTCTGAACCACGAGATCTTCGATCGGGTCAGTGTCTGTGATGACCCCACTTCTTATGAGGGTTTAGTGAACTGTTTTTGACAGGAAGAGATCAGTGTGAGTCGTGCAAAGTTTTTGCAGTCTTCTCGACCTACTAGTTCCTTGGGTCCGCGTGCTCAGTTGTTCAAGAATCAGGGATCCACGTCTTCTTCTTTTGGGTCTAGTGGTGTTTTTCATTTTggtaagaagaagaagaaagggcGTTGTGAGCACTGTGGGAGGAAGCACCCGTTTGATGAGTGTCACCATGTTTCTGGGGCTTGTTTGTATGCAGAGATATGGGCCATACGAAGAAGGATTGTCCTAACCGTGGTGGATCGGGTTGTGGTTCTCAGGCCATCGTTCAACAGTGCCCTCATTCAACAGTGCCCTCAGGCTTCATCTCTTGGTCCATCCAACTTGCGCCCACATGTTCAGGGTCAAGTCTTTGCACTCAACCAGGATCATGCCCATGAAGATATTGAGCGCATGATTTCAGGtacctttttattattttgtatatcTGCTTACGTTTTGATTGACACCGATGAATCACATTCATTTATCTCTGCACGATTTATCAAGAATTTTAGGTTGCCTTACATTTCCTTAAACCTTCTCTTAGTCGTATCAACTCCGATGGGTCAGGAAGTTTTAGCTAAGCGTCGAGTGGTAGGTTGTACTCTTGAGTTCGAGGGTCACCAGTTGTGCGCTAATCTGATGGTGTTAGTAATGGATGATTTTGAGTGCATCATCAGGATTGATCTCTTGACTTCATATCGAGCTATAGTGGATTGCTACCAAAGGTTTGTCCAGTTTCGTCCGGAAGATGGTGATGTGTGGTACTTCTATGGTGAGGAAGCGCGACCCCTGATGCTAATTGTATGTGCTTTGAGAGCCTTTCGTGCTCTaaagtctggcggggaaggctacttTATTTATGCCATTGACACATCCTCTGAGGGACCCGATATTCAGGATATACCAGTTGTCTGAGAGTTTCTGGATgtgtttccagatgagattgTGGGATTACCTTGTGGGACCCCTGGTGCAACACATGAAATGACAACGCACAACCGAATCCGggacaaatttatttatttttattttttatttataaaggTAGCGCAGAAGCGCTGCTCTTCTGCGCAGCCTTCAAGGCGGGGAGGCGCAGATGCGCCTCCTCCCGAGCTCTTCCACGCTAAGGCAGCCAGAAACTATGTTTCTGCCTTTTAGCACCTCTAGTTAAGTGCTTCTGCGCGGAGGCAGAAACTTTTAGCGCAGAGGCGCTAAAATGGACGCAGCTGCTCTTGTACAAGTTTTCAACCTTCTGTcaaaaatctcaaaacctcTGAAGCTTAAAATCTTGATACATGATTACAACATAATATCCAAAATGAGTCTAAAACCATAAAAATGAGATTAAAATACATCATTTCTCAAAATACGAATATTTGACTCTTCAAAGAAAATTCGACATAACTAGCTAAACAATAACCCGGAATTCCACTTCTACTCTCCATCCATAGCCCTCAAGGTCCTAACGCATCGACCCTGaaacacctgttgcaatgcacacatacaaacaaagcaacaaccggaaaaCCGGTGAGTATAAAACTCAATATAAGCGACATATACATGCAAcaaaaaataaacatatcaacttATGATCCTAATACCATAGATGCTCTTATATGGCCAAAACATAAATGAAATTCATGTTGAATAAAAGGGCTATCAAATTTGATTTCAAAAGGAATCTTGGTTCTTGAGATCCAGGAGAAAAAGACCTCGCAACATAGTCATCGACTCTCCCACTCGGGATGGTGTAGAGCATCTCAATCCTCAGACTTTGGCGCAACTATAGTGAGTATATAATCCAGCTCTAGGAGTAGATCTACATCTCATGCCACTCAATGATAGCTCCCTAAAAGTCCATTGCAATCTAGGTCGTTCCGCCTTCTATGCTTAATGGTTcaaggctcaagatgaatgcatacatAATCAAGATGCATCAAGCCATAACCAGCGAACATAAGTCATACTAATCAAGCACTGTCATAAAACAAGTAAGCACATTCAAGTACATTAAACAAGAACAaacaaacatgcaagtatgtagTTTAAGGAAACTCGAGGATTTTATCTATcacgagtgttctatcccgtcTTGATTGATAACGGCTCATACCTTTAGTCTTGGTTCCAAGGTTCTCAACTCTGATCACTACAGCCACACAAGTTATTGTTAAAAATCTGCTCATACACATATCAATCTTCAAAGTAAGAATGGCAACAAACCTTGCTCAAATTATATCGGTTAGAATTCTGGAATTCCCGAGTTCAACAACCCTttatcaaatctgaaaataacgtGTGATTATTTTCAACATCAGCATTTAACTCAGATCAAACACAACTCAATCAATTGCCCCAAAAGCGCAACAATTctcgaaccggcggcgtaacggttaaCAATCGGCAACCCAAACTTCAACTATATCAAGATATCAATCAAATCTAACTCATATTCTCAATATATCAGCATAAATATCATCAAAAAGTATCATATCAGAAGTTGACATGTTCGAACATATTTATGATAATTCAAAACAAATTCAAACATCGATCTTTTcccgatccgtcttagatatacaaTCCTTGTCTACTCTAGAACGCATATATACAATAAAATTatgattccaacaaaatctcaagATCAAAACATGGtagatcgtagaaaaacttatgtCACGACAAAGCCTTCAATgcggtgatcgcaaatatacgttCAATTCTGAAATCTAACGGCCGGATTGCAATAATCGGATCCTGGAAGATTGAAATTTGGCTTATAATCTGAATTTTGAAGAGGGTGTCGGTTTCTAGATGAataatgtagtagcccagttccattttacaagattaagtgtgtgagacctcgattctaaaccactaatctcggattaaacaacaagtaagcgaacaagaatccaagactaaaacaattcaaaagttttttttttttttttttttaaaggcccgcgcccgcgcgaggtaccaagctcgcgcgcgcgcgggcaaacgatcccgagaccaaccaaaggctcgcgcccacGCGAggcaccaagctcgcgcgcgcgcgggcaaaccattcagaggcccaacggaggcctcgcgcgcgcgcgaggaacgcctcgcccgcgcgcggaaggcctgggcaaaaaaatgctcaggctgcgggaaaaaaaaaaaggattccgcgcttggtccgacatgccttcaaatacaattataataacagggtgtagggaaacatgccataacaagtcatgctttcagaaggtctaaaaacaaccagaattctaaatcgatacaacaacaacatacttcgattttagattacaatccgaatacaaactaattcgaataacaaaacatatcaagttcgagttctaacatgcttcaatcttaaactagataaacatgctaattcgacttctaaaccgagtctcacttctactacttgccctcgaagctaaccatgcctcttctgacttgttcctgccccacctgttgccaagtacacatacaaaacaaagcaacagccggataaccggtgagaatgataatcccagtaaaagcaacatatcaagaatgaatacacaacatgctatcaaaccacatattcaagtcgaagttaatgatatgcatgtctttaaaaccaggatatcgattctgataaacacgggagtattgctctgcttttgggatcccgaggatgagatcacgtaacgactcaccgactctcccaatcgaggtggtgccacgtatcccactcctctagactttgagcaaccataatgagtatgctagcactaggcgaaatactacaacctaggccactcaatcatagttcccaaatgtctaacaaaaagggcggttctgcccgctgaaatcaaagtaggctcaagatgaatgcataacagaaacataaacataagtcacacaacaaaactcaatcaatcaacaattacaagttccacgtgctagaacaagtatcaatgcaatatgtgatttaaaaagggaaactcgagaaccaacagtcccgagtatgctatcccgctacgatgactgcttttacctttcaatgcagtagttctaactccaggaaagctacaacaaaagattgtatcaacaactatacaatctaaacaacaactacggatcaaggtaaatctcattaccgatcttcgtccaactctgaaacgatcaatcagctgctaaatcagggcttgacaactccaaacgaatctgttcagatacaagagattgatcaacaacaaagaccaacttacaagccaagttcaacaactcaaaaacggttcgaaaccctcaaaactcaaaccgacggcataacggctataaactgaacaaaccggcaacgcagacagcagttcaatactgatatcaactcaattcaatgctaaaaccacaacaacaagacaaacccaacaaatctcaaaacccacattttcgaataatacttccaaaaatcataacaattccgaacatcgctctaattcaaaaccgacagataataaacgatcagaactctgtagagaacaacatactcgaatctcaaacgattctaacaacatccaaaaactagaatgtatccgatcgtagaaaaacttacgatataacggagctctcgctgcagtgatcgataatctgccttcagaattaatttctaacggacggatcgagctcgaactggattttgaaagctcaaaagctccaagaggcgtcttcaatggaggctcacggttgggaggaggaaggaggAGTGATCTACataaaaatctaagtgtagataatatattaaatcccctatttgcgttttagtccctgaaatttccaaaatttgcaaaaaggaccctgatcaaaatcaaaccggctcgagaactctgtaatctctgattaactcaaataaactcatttaagataaaaatggggcgttacaattctcccccactaagaagagatttcgtcctcgaaatcaacgagaaccacaactcataagatagaataaagaactaaagacagtaagaagaactcacgtcatccgaacaactctggaaaacgttgtctcatgtcagattctgtctcccaagtcgcttcctcgactccgtgacggctccactgcactttcaccaacggaatcaacttggttctgagttgcttttctttccgatcaaggatctgaatcggtcgctcaaaatagctcagggtctcgtctaactcggcttcgtcaggctaaaggatatgagaaatatctggttggtactttcgcagcatagagacgtgaaaaacgtcgtgaataccagataaagacggaggaagtgcaagtctgtaggcaagatcgcctatcttctcgagaatctcgtacggaccgatgaatctcggagataactttcctctcttaccgaatctgacggtgcctctgaacggagaaatcttaaggaatacacggtctccctgctcaaaactcagaggtcgacgtctgacattcgcatacttcgcctgtctatcttgagctgacttcattctggtctgaatgatcttaacctgctctgccatatctctaagcatctccggtcccaaatctggtgactcggacaattcatcccaaaacaacggagatcggcactttgtaccatacaaagcctcaaaaggcgccataccgatactcgcttggaagctgttgttgtaagaaaactcgacaagaggcaaagaatcctgccaactagtgccaaagtctagcactaccgctcgcagcatatcctccaacgtctggatagtccgctctgactgtccatctgtctgaggatgataagctgtactcagatgcaatcgagtaccaagtgccccctgaagactgtgccagaagtgagaagtgaatctaggatctctgtctgaaacgatcgacttcggcacaccatgcaatctcacaacattgctaacatacaactcagccatctgatcatgacgatacgtcatcctgtacggaataaaacacgccgacttcgtcaatcggtcgatcactacccaaatagcatcgcatcctcgaacggatcgtggtagcttcgtgacaaaatccatagaaatgtgatcccatttccattcaggaacagataggctgtgcaaaagaccacctggtcgcttccgctctgctttcacttgctgacaattcaaacaccgggatacaaatctcgcaacatcgtccttcattctcttccaccagaactgactcttcagatcgttgtacatcttacgacctccaggatgaacgctaaaccgactgcaatgagcctctcggagaatacgctgtctcaactccgaaatatcaggcacaacaatacggttattcacaaacaaaacgtcatctctaacctggaattctgactgatgcccagttctgactttttctactgaaacctgaatgctcggctcagacttctgtgcttctctgattgcaacaaacaactccggctcggcttgaatagcacaCACtttgatagtctccctatctgtttcaaactctaaaccagaagtgcaacaatcatcgaccaactgagaaacaccgatagttgaaagagataaagaacaaagctttcggctcaaggcatctgcaactgcattcgacttccctggataatacttgatctcacagtcgaaatccttcaacagatctaaccatcttctctgtctcatattcagctctgcctgtgaaaacaagtatttaagactcttatgatcagaaaagatctcgaaagactcaccataaagatagtgacgccagatcttcaaagcaaatacaattgctgcaagttcaagatcatgaaccggataacgagtctcgtgcggtttcagctgcctcgatgcatacgctatcacatgcttgtgctgcataagaacacaacccaaacctcggttagaagcatcacaatacactgtgaaacctccagtacccttcggaatagaaagaattggagcactggtcagtctcctcttcagatcaacaaagctagcctcacaatctgaagtccagacaaaaggcgcattcttctgagtcagctgggtaataggcttggcaatagacgagaaaccctcgatgaaacgacggtaataaccagctaaacccatgaagcttcggatctcaggtactgatgtcggtctaggccaattcataaccgcttcgattttgctgggatcgacagaaatcccatcttcagaaataatatgaccgagaaagacaactcgatctaaccagaattcgcatttcgatagcttggcaaacaactgctcaactcgtaaaatctgcaagacgattctcaagtgctctgcatggtcagtacggttcttcgagtagataagaatatcatcgatgaaaataatgacgaactcatctaaataacgctgaaagatacggttcatcaaacccataaaaacagctggagcgttagtcaaaccgaatggcatgactataaactcaaagtgaccatacctcgttctgaatgcggtcttaggaacatcttcctctcgcactctcagctgatggtagcctgacctcagatcaatcttagagtagacagaagaaccctgcagttgatcgaacaagtcatctattcggggtaaaggatacctgttcttaactgtagcctgattcaattgacggtagtcgatacagagccgcatagaaccatccttcttccgaacgaatagaacaggagcaccccaaggcgatacactaggtctgatgtatcccttggcaatcaaatcctcaagctgctccttcaactctctcaattcaacaagtgccatacgataaggagcttttgaaataggttgagtacctggcactaagtcaatgctgaattcaacctctcgaatgggtggcaatccaggaacatctttcggaaacacatcagcaaaatctctaaccactggtaagtcaaccaaagctgggctagatttcagtacatcaaccgcataaaccaaaaaatccttctgcacctctctgtaacaaacgagtcatagataacactgaaatcaaaggaattctagatcgagaacccttaccaaagaatttccactcgtctgccatttcaggtctgaacctgacaactttcaaaaaacaatcaactgttgccctgtacttggtcaaagcatctataccgacaatacaatcaaaatctgacaacccaagcacaatacagtcgaattctaacaaattcccctcgaaacaaaattcacagttcctgactagtcggacagaaacaattcctccacccaaaggtgaagtaacaactactactgtaggcaacaattcagttggcaaagcatgaaataacacatatttcttagagataaaggaatgggaagcacctgtatctatcaagacatgagcagaatgaccgaaaatcgaacagttacctgctatgacatcgtcaggtgctgcctgagcctgatcctctgtcaatgcaaagact
Proteins encoded:
- the LOC140878729 gene encoding uncharacterized protein, encoding MEADTFILEGHARKWWRSASAQLLQEQGHVLWTDFRRLFTQLHFSPALHQVKAIKFLNLKQGSMTIYEYQQKFIDLLPFFPYIGFSSEAKYDHFLQGLNHEIFDREEISVSRAKFLQSSRPTSSLGPRAQLFKNQGSTSSSFGSSGVFHFGKKKKKGRCEHCGRKHPFDECHHVSGACLYAEIWAIRRRIVLTVVDRVVVLRPSFNSALIQQCPQASSLGPSNLRPHVQGQVFALNQDHAHEDIERMISGTFLLFCISAYVLIDTDESHSFISARFIKNFRLPYISLNLLLVVSTPMGQEVLAKRRVVGCTLEFEGHQLCANLMVLVMDDFECIIRIDLLTSYRAIVDCYQRFVQFRPEDGDVWYFYGEEARPLMLIVCALRAFRALKSGGEGYFIYAIDTSSEGPDIQDIPVV